The Chelmon rostratus isolate fCheRos1 chromosome 9, fCheRos1.pri, whole genome shotgun sequence sequence gcttctttgtgTCTCCACTCTCTCCAGAAAAGGGAGGCAGATGGCGAGCACTTCTCAAGTCTATCACAGTCCCTTCTGGGATGTTTTTATCACTGGCTGGTTTCATCCTGTTCTTGAAGCAGTACCCGAGCTGCAGCCTCAGGCAGATCATCACTGGCCTCAGAGCGAACCGCGCACCACCAGCCAACCCTCCGAGGGTCAACATCCAGGTGAGGATGTCAAGAAAACCTTGTTAGTGACCCCACTGGCTGAGATAACTGTGACGCCCACTGGCTGAGATAACTGTGTCTCAATAGATGATGAGgtagataagataaaactttaaaaccGGGGAACCGGGGAACGGGAAATTGTTAAAGATagcaaagaataaaaagagacaTAGAAAGAtcaaaagcacaataaaaaaggatacagaataaaaatcaactatatatgtGTTCATTATATACAAGAGTATAAGAATACTATTGCCatattgaattgcacatgagtcaGATATGGACAAtaagtacagtgttttgtactattCCACAGTAGGAAAAAATCTATAACACAGTAGACAAtttgtaatattgcacaagatatttgcacagatgtaaaGGAAACGAGCCAGTGTTAGTAGTGCAAACAGTGGGTTTGtggtgttgtgatgtgaaacaacatcaacacagtgctaTGCTAGATAATACTGGAGTTAAAtagtctgacagctgttggtagcgttccttcttgcacAATGGATGCAGTAGTCCGTTGTTGAGGGAGCTGCTTAAAGCCACCACTGTCTCATGCAGACCTTGAtagtgtccagagggcagtccaggacagagccagctctcatgaccagcttgtttagtctttttctgtccctctcagagctcctGCAGGCCACCACAGTGtcataaaattatatatatgtgtgtatatgtgtatatatgtatatgtatacacatatatatatatatatatatatatgtgtgtgtgtgtgtgtgtgtgtgtgtgtgtgtgtgtgtgtatatatatatatatacatatatatatagtgagtggtgagtggtgtgcatggttgtctgtctatatgtgtagccctgtggtagactggcgacctgcccagggtgtcccttcgcccgagagacggctgggataggctccagcccccccgtgaccctgcaaaggattcagctgtgtatagataatggatggatatatatatatatattttaatacagGTAATGCTGCCATGGTAGGATTTGTAGCAAGTAATTTTTCTTGGAAAAAGCCTTTTGATGCCTTACCAGATACCTTATGACCTTTGGGAGTATCATGAAGGAACTTTACTtctaagaaaacacaaaagcaacattGAGTGTGTAGCATGATTCACATCCAGTGATGGGGTTTGCAGTATTTTTAGTGAATGCCTGTCCTttgaaaatcctgcagaaatgCGTCTCTTCTGTGGCTTTGTTCTTGCCAGAATGCTAATCAGACACACAGCTAAAACATAGAGACAGGTGACAAATGAAAGAGTAAACCTGAATAAACGAGTGGAGACACAGAGCAAATGCAGGTGCCTCCATGCGGGGCGTGAGGGCACACTGATGAGATGAGTATGAAAAGGATGAGAATCATATGTTGTGGCCTTTAAAGAATGTGATTCATCCCTCCACTAGAGCTCCACACACTTGGAGAATCTATGACAGGCAGTTCTTGCGGCTCATCGTGACCCATCTCCTTACTAAGTCACATTCTGCTCCTGTTTTCTAAATACCGATCTCCCTGGTATTCTCTCCGACTGTGTAAGCAAACGAAGCTGCTGCGCtgagttttatgtgtttatgtgtgtttgtctgtgcaggaCTACAGCCAGCGCAGCCCTCAGCCCTCAGGCTTCTACCCTAGCTCTCAGCAGCCTGGAACACCAAGAAAATGGACCCCAAGAGCCAGTCCCGCTCACACTGTAAAGCTGATTAACCGAATTAAAAGAGTTAGCAGGTTTTGTCTCTGCTTAAAATTGTTAAATAACATTGTGTCTATGTGCATGAAccgtgtgtgcttgtgtgctgctgtttctgtttccagggTTACAGTCCGGTGATGGTTGCAACTCCGAGAGCTCAGAACCAGGAAGCAAACAGATTAACAGCTGGGAGCTCCCCTAGCCATAATCCAACTACTGAGGTAATACTCCACTCAAGCTGTTAATATTTGTATCTCGCAGACTagaatattttttaaacatatgTCCTCATTCCCTCCCAGCGGGACACATCTaatgaggaagagaagaggattACCTTTTCGGTACCCGGGGCCTCAGACTGCCTCCACTCCTCTGAGGACTGTGTTCAATTCCAGATCAAGAAAGAGGGAAACAAAGAAAGGGGGAAGACATCACAAGACTGCTTTTCCACACTGCCTCTAGACACGGACACCTCTGAATCCGGCAGTGTTTACACCTCGGAGAAACTGAACTTCTTATAAAACAGAGAATTGGAGCTGACATGAGGGAAGAAGAAGCGTAAGGCATGGAGAGTATAAGAAGAAAGACCTAACCTGTGCCTTTTGCATCTTAGCTTAGTTTTAATGGTTTCGGTATCAATATTGCATGTCattttttcatgtgatttttctGAAGTGTGAGTTGAATATTAGCCTTCCCGTCTCATTTTACATATTTCTCGacactgctgatgctgctccTGAAAATCTCCTGCTGTTAACTACCTCCAGACCCTCAGGACCAACATGATCTGCACTTGATTTGCTGAGTGGTGGTATGTGTATGATAGTGAGAGTAATGTGGTCTCTAGGGCCGCATAGAAATTAGAAATGTGATACAAAAGGTTGCAAAAAGGTAGTGCATTAGTAGAGTACAATAATAGAGTTGACGTCTTCTTGCCCATCCATCATGTTAACCATTCCTGACTGCAGCAACATTTAATTATCATGTTAAATGTCTGTTCTGCAGTTCATTGATGTTTGCAGTGATATAGTGTATTTGCCCTTTAGGTGACTTAAGTAATAGCTATGTGTATATAACATGTTTCACCAAATATTGCAATAGCCAATTAATCTGTGAACTTCATGCACAGGATAATATCACCAAATCTTTCTATTGACAAAAGAGGCTTGACTGCTGCTTATGGTGTTTTTGGATGATCAAAATGTCATCTCtctaataataaaatgtatctTTAACACACAGATTTGGGATTATTTTCTCCAATATACTATATGTTTGTaacaaatgatcattttcactATCAATTGATGTGTAATTTTTGGGGGGATGAATTGTTTGAATATAAAATGTTaggaaaactgacaaaaagtgCAATCAAAGGTCAAGGTACCATGTTAAAATTGCTTATTTGTCCATGTAAAAGTCCTAAACCGTGCAGTAGTCATTTCGGCCCTGGTTTTTCGTGCATTCACCAGAGCAGTGCTGTTTTCCGCCGGTAGAGGGCAGTAGAGCACCTGTGAGACTCAGAAGCTCAGGGATTGGACGAAAgcgtagaagaagaagagcccCGTTTGTATCGGCAATGAAAGGACAGCGTGCTACTTACAATTTCAGTAAAACATAAGTAAAGTGTAAATTAGCGCCAATAACTATCAAAGTAAAGGACGAGCATAATTCAATCTTCAGAAAAGACTCTTAGGACTGCGTCGGGAAGATGTCTTTGGTTTGTGCAAGTAAGTGAAGTTGGATTCATTCATATGACGGGGGCAGTGTAAGTTAGCTTGGCACCGCGCTAATGCTACTGGCTaatttagctaacgttagcgacCATGCAGTGGCGCCTTCCTCTTATGATGGCTCATTGATCTTGTTTTTGATTATTGTATTGTTGGTATTATGTGTTTTTAAGATGTAACTGCATTTTATTCTAGTCTCCAACGAGGTGCCGGAGCACCCGTGCGTCTCCCCGGTGTCCAACCAGGTGTTCGAGCGCAGGCTCATCGAGAAGTACATCGCCGAGAATGGGACAGACCCAATGAACGGACAACCCCTGAGCGAGGAGCAGCTCGTAGATATCAAAGGTAAACTATTGCATTTATTTGCCAATCCATTAGGTGACGTTACACATAGCTAAAAATAATTCAACTATATTCTACAGGCCTCTAGTAAATCCTCATAAAGGCTGTAAcgctcagtttttgttgaaatgagGTGTTGTGTGTGGAGGCTGTTTGAGGTGGTGTTAAATTACATTGCAgtacatgcagtgtttttaaattgtGTCCATCCCATTTATATAAATGAGTATATACTAATTGAttgaaaagtacaatattacTCAACAGCAACGCAAACTACTGCCTTCAAAATCAGTCAGCACCTCTTTTCAATTTATAAAACATAATGACCGCCATGAAGGTAGGATCAGTAGCAGGGTTGTTATATGAAACTACAATATTTTTAGCCAGGTTCTGTCAATTCAATATTTGCGGAAATGACCAATGTTTCAGCTGTAGTGATGTTTAAAGGTAAGTTTGGGCACTTGCTGTACATATGTAAAAATCTGCTGTAGTAGTGTACTGTATGAATCTTGATACAAAAATTGCTATAAATGAACAAGACTAGCTTGTGTAATGAATAAAGATAAAAGACTTTGATCTAAACATGAGtgacttctctctgttttagtGTCCCATCCTATTAGACCAAAGGCACCATCAGCAACAAGCATTCCTGCCATTCTCAAGTCTCTTCAAGATGAGTGGGTAAGTATTGCGAGGATGTGGCAAAGAgggaaagtaaaaaaaaaaaaaaaaaaaaaaaaaacgatagAAAAATATTGTTTAACGTATTGAACCTTAGCTGGAGAAGAATGTACCAATCTTTTGAGTGGCAGCTGCTTTAGTAGACTACATTGCAATGCATATTCTGTCTTGACTGAACAATTCAAATATGTTGcgcattgtttttttttttgttaaagccACTACAGTTAatgctaggtctagtcagtgattactataaactatttcctggggcacaactagctttcctcccaagtcgacctgcatttgccaatcatcagcccctaccaggcagccacctacctgccttctccctgacttagcagctctatttttctccccctctcgaacaaactgcacaactaacctctcctttctagaacttccagaattcacctgcttccttctgtcttcaatgcctgcggctaagcttctcagcacctgattatgctgccatgtataccggccttgtgataagctaattctacaacctgacaaaatgtgctttaagcTTGCTGTatctgagcagagtgggcacgattgatcgccctgtacccagagacttaggttctgcggggttggcaacacatcgtatgtcgcccctatcagaaatttaatacgaCCTAGGATTTATGAGCCAAGTTGATAGTTGCAAAAGTGCTTCCAATATATCAGTAGctagaggtgttttttttccctgtcttTTCCTTTATTATATCATATCACTTTTAATGATAATGGTAAGAGctccatgttgttttttttctgttttaggaTGCTGTTATGCTCCACAGTTTCACCCTgcggcagcagctgcagactaCTCGCCAAGAGCTGTCACACGCCCTCTACCAACATGATGCAGCCTGCAGAGTCATTGCTCGACTCACCAAAGAGGTCACTGCTGCGAGAGAAGGTGggttggcagcagcagcagctctcaccaGAatctgcttaacatcagcatgagCCTTTAGGTTTTTCTTATGCcgtctttttcctcttcacagCTCTTGCCACACTCAAACCCCAAGCTGGATTGGTCGCCCCTCAGGCAGTCCCAGCctctcagccagctgcagccGTGAGTGATTGACGTTTATTTCCAGCAGATCCGATATTCATCAGAAGTGCTCATCATAATCTTTTGCCATACGTCTCCTAACAACCTTTATTTGTGCCTTCTGTACCTCAGGGTGCTGCTGGAGAGCCTATGGAGATTAGTGAACAGGTGGGAATGACCCCAGAGATCATCCAGAAagtaagttgttttttttaagtgacaTAAATTATTTGGCCATAATATTTGCAATTTCTTTGACAGgtctaaaatgtgtttatgccttttttctgtttgcagctCCAAGACAAAGCTACCATCCTCactacagaaagaaagaaggtattataatgcttttttatttatctacaTTATCTGTAACCATTGTTGTACTGTGTCACATATTGCCCCTCTCCTTTAACTGCCTGTTGTATTCCtccagagaggaaaaactgtCCCAGAGGAGCTGGTTAGAGCTGAGGATCTCAGCAAATACCGCCAAGTGGCTTCACATGCTGTAAGCATGGATTTCTCTCTATTGGAgcataaataacatttttctaTTGAATCATAGGCCTGAAACAGTGTTTTGATCGACTTGATGTGCATAGTATCAACATACACTCTCTTTGTTGTCTTCAGGGTCTGCATAGTGCCAGTGTCCCTGGTATTCTGGCTCTGGATCTGTGTCCCTCAGACACCAACAAAGTCCTCACTGGTACATTGATTTCATCCAatgctctgctgcagttttcagttttgaaaGTTTCTGTGATTTGTTTACACACTGCAAgtcatttgctttttatttgacATCGACCCTGTTGTGTTCATCAGGTGGAGCTGATAAGAACGTGGTGGTGTTTGACAAGAACGAGGAGCAGATTGTGGCAACACTTAAGGGTCACACCAAGAAGGTCACCTCTGTCATTTACCATCCATCCCAGGTAACGTTTCAAACATTAGCCAGTCACATCTTTCTCCAGTAAACCGAGCCGATGACTGCACTCTTCAGAAAGAGACGAGTGTTTGAATTATTCAGAGGCATGCTAAGTATGATCTGTTGTTCTTAttcattattgtcattttttttattctcttggATGCTTGCTGTCTTCCCCCTCTAGTCCGTGGTCTTCTCTGCATCTCCAGACAACACCATCCGTGTGTGGTCCGTCACCGGGGGCAACTGTGTCCAGGTGGTGCGTGCCCACGATGCAGGTGTCACTGGACTCTCTCTACATGCTACTGGAGACTAcctgctcagctcctctgagGATcaggtctgtgtctgtgtgtgtttagcttgacaaaaatacagagagacATCATGCTATACTTAAAACCTACGTACAAATGGTCTCTTCTCTGGTTAACTGCATCACCACActcatttctgcctgtgttATTTCTTCACTGTTCTGCAGTACTGGGCTTTCTCTGATATCCAGACTGGTAGAGTCCTCACCAAAGTCACTGATGAAAGTGCTGGCTGTGGTACGTGcctctctgttgtgtgtttggcagTCTGAATAAGTGGCCTCTTGCTCTAGGTGGTAATGTTTCTGTCTGCCCCCTATAGCTCTCACCTGTGCTCAATTCCACCCTGACGGTCTCATTTTTGGCACTGGGACGGCTGATTCCCAAATCAAGATTTGGGATCTGAAGGAGCGCACCAACGTGGCCAACTTCCCAGGCCACTCTGGCCCTGTCACCTCCATTGCTTTCTCTGAGAACGGATACTATCTGGCCACAGGTTAGAGCTACtaacagcatttttacacagtgTAGCTGctcatctttgtgtttgttttagatACCCTAACATTCCTGTGCTGTGTTCCAGGTGCTCAGGATAGCTCTCTGAAACTGTGGGATCTGAGGAAACTGAAGAACTTCAAGACCATCACTTTGGACAACAACTATGAGGTAAGAAATGACAGGTATTTCTTCTTTGAAAGGAGCAGTTTGATGAAATACTTCAATAGTTGCCCAGAGTTGGGTGAAAAGACTTCTACTATGTCTACTTGTCTAGAGGCCAGCAGGCAgttaggttagcttagctcaaagATTTGAAGCTATTTCTCAGCTGGGTGAAGTGCCATCCTAGCATGACTCTGTCATCTGGAAGTGACTGCGCTCAGTAATAGTTACAGCATACAAACATCAACTTAAtgctttttcatttctgtttgtgtggatgaaACAAGATAAAATGTGGCCATCAGTACATTATAGAGGTGCTGCTTGGTGTACTGTTTTAACTTTGGAGAGAAGCTGGCTAGACATGAAAATGACATTGATCTTCGCACTCTCTAATGCAAGAAAGCGATTTTATGTGATGTTAGTAGTAAGATGACTCAAAGTAAGAGGTTGGATGGAAAGTGATAGTAATTGGAAATAGAAGCTTGGAAAGCATATTAAGTTGATCTACATGCATCCTGTCTGTGGATATGCATTTTTACACTGGGTTTGATCTCGTCTTGGCTGCCATCCCTCTGTTTTCCAGACTCTCATTGCTCTGAATCtcatttctcattgtttttctgtctcaggTGAAGTCCCTGGTGTTTGACCAGAGTGGTACCTACCTGGCTGTAGGAGGCTCTGACATCCGTGTCTACATCTGCAAGCAGTGGTCTGAGGTCCTTAACTTCACAGGTGAGGGGAGGAATGCCAATGTATTGTCAAATGTTCATCCAGTATGCATGTCATGTGGTGTTTTGTTCTGAGGAAGAGGCCACTTTTTACcgttgttttttcctctctaatTCTAGACCATACAGGCTTGGTGACAGGAGTGGCCTTTGGAGAGAACGCTCAGTTCCTGACCTCTGCAGGAATGGACAGAAGTCTCaaattttacagtttgtagaaAAAGGATAAATTCAGCATCAAAGGAGGAGGATAGGATGGTCTCTATGTGTGAGCAGTCACTATTGTGCACACTGACTTGACATAGACCTGTAATTTttagaaaaagcaaaaaaaaaaaaaaaaaaaaaaaaatcactggtAACTTTGCTTCATTagtgtttttcctcatcttcaGGAATTGGACATCCCATAAACATTTCTGCTATATGAAACCACAGCAGCCATGGTTGCTTGTTGGCAATGTTAGTCTGAAGTGTAAATGATGTGAAATGAGATACAGAAGCCAGTGTAATGTTCCTGTCTGATTTGCCAGCAAACATGATTTTACTGTagtatttttctttgtgtgtgtgtgtgtgtggggggggggggggtgcttgTAATACTCCAAAGTGTTGTCATACATTATTGGAATTATAATTGATGTGACCTCAGTCTGCTTTGCTTCTTGATGTAGCTTCATTACAGTATCTTTAGGTTAAGCTTAAAATACATATGTAGTGATATCCAGTACAGCTaagaagaaaatgaacaggTGTGTGAGATTCAATTCCCTCTGTGAAAAATTTAGTCATTTCTTAACAGCCCctcagtttttatttcctgtttcatttgttcCATTTAGGCTTTTGTCTTTTCCCAATTGTATATTTCTGATCACTTGCTATTTTACCTGTTGCAACTCTGCCcttttacaataaaataaaatatcttttGTATTGCCATTCATCCGTTTGTCAGATCAAGACTAAGAGTGCTGTTGGAGCCACTgcagaaatgaacatgttttcactttgcCTTCATTTACAGGCATTTCACATGGGGAACACAACATATCAGCCCATAGCTGCTTTGTATCATTTTTGTCATCCATCATTTCACAACAAATTCAAACTATAAAGGGTGTGTGCCCTGAACATCCCCCTACTACACCCCAAGGTGTAATTTGATTGTTGCTTCAACTTCTGTGTTGACATACTTGAATCCCTTTCAAGGtaattgagcttttttttttttttttggaaaaaaacaattgcTCCAAACTTTTAGTATGCCTTGAATATATTGTGGCATAACTATCTTGCTTAACTATGAAATCTAACAAACGACATTGCTCTTCAGGGTGTTCTTAATCTTAATTTGCTGTTCACGTATGAGTCAAGTTCACTTGAATGAGCAGTGGGGGCAGGAAATGAGTGAACAAATATCGAACGCGGCCACAGCTAAATGAGAGTCATGCCCCTCATTTAATTATGGCGTCTCCTAGCAACTGCTGTTTGGCGAACCAAAAACTCCACACATGATATCTATTATCCCAAAATATAGTAATATCGTTAAGCTAACTACAGACGTTACACTCCGACCGTCTTTACCGCCATTTAAGTCACGGAAAATCTCGACCTCTCGTGGTAAAGCGAGACGAACGTCAACTGTCACGTGGGGGCTGCAGTAACGTGACTTACACAAACGGGAAGTGGAGCCGAAAGCGAGAAGTCACAAACAGGTCTGTTTTGTCCCGGTTAACGGTCACCGCTCTGTCTCCCGGTACGGTGTTGGACAGCCTGAAATACAGCAGTGAGGTTTCCGGCGGATTTTAGCCGGTAGACAGGTGAGATATCTCGTATTTAGCTTCATTTTGCGCTCATTTGAGTCAGTTTCTGTTCTTCGTGTGTGGACTTCTATTGTCAGGACAAATCAAACCCTGTCTAGTTTTCCTCATCAGTCAAGACAATACCTTTTTTGATGCTGGAAcactgcagcttttgtttgatTGCTAActaattttaataattttacaaagtttttttttttttttaagttatttgcCTGCTAGTTGCCATGGCATGTGACACTGATGACGAAACTTTGCCCTATTTCTGATGGTTATGGCGAAAAAGTGTAGACCTAtagacacatatatacatatgtatactTTTAGTGATCTGGTAGTTGCCATGAGTCATGTTCCCTTTTTATTGAGGTAACACCCAGGCTTCATAGGTTTTTTAACTCAACACACTTTGTTGTCAGTCCAGACAAGAGACGAGTGTCACTGTGGTAAGTGCCTCTCAGTTGTGTGTTTGGCAGTCTGAATAAGTGacctcttgtttctgtgtgctccCTGTAGCTCTCACCTGTGCTCAATTCCACCCTGACGGTCTCATTTTTGGCACTGGGACGGCTCACTAGGTCCACCTAGCAAAGGCTAATTCAGCTAAAATACCTTAATGACTGTTATAATGTTCTAATGTTTCTGTTGGAAAAGTGTTAAATCACCTTCATGGTCATTTAGGAGGCTGTAGCTTTtggtgctgctgtggtgttttctccaccccatttatatcaatC is a genomic window containing:
- the prpf19 gene encoding pre-mRNA-processing factor 19: MSLVCAISNEVPEHPCVSPVSNQVFERRLIEKYIAENGTDPMNGQPLSEEQLVDIKVSHPIRPKAPSATSIPAILKSLQDEWDAVMLHSFTLRQQLQTTRQELSHALYQHDAACRVIARLTKEVTAAREALATLKPQAGLVAPQAVPASQPAAAGAAGEPMEISEQVGMTPEIIQKLQDKATILTTERKKRGKTVPEELVRAEDLSKYRQVASHAGLHSASVPGILALDLCPSDTNKVLTGGADKNVVVFDKNEEQIVATLKGHTKKVTSVIYHPSQSVVFSASPDNTIRVWSVTGGNCVQVVRAHDAGVTGLSLHATGDYLLSSSEDQYWAFSDIQTGRVLTKVTDESAGCALTCAQFHPDGLIFGTGTADSQIKIWDLKERTNVANFPGHSGPVTSIAFSENGYYLATGAQDSSLKLWDLRKLKNFKTITLDNNYEVKSLVFDQSGTYLAVGGSDIRVYICKQWSEVLNFTDHTGLVTGVAFGENAQFLTSAGMDRSLKFYSL